The proteins below are encoded in one region of Brassica napus cultivar Da-Ae chromosome A6, Da-Ae, whole genome shotgun sequence:
- the LOC106351753 gene encoding serine/threonine-protein kinase BSK1-like, which produces MGCCQSMGPGEHQPLEKDGAQPTQVTENHHGGATTADNSGGDGGVAGGGGGGGGIPSFSAFSFSDLKAATNNFSSDNIVSESGEKSPNLVYKGQLQNRRWIAVKKFTKMVWPDPKQFAEEAWGVGKFRQNRLANLIGYCCDGDGGRECVVNLNRRFVYRTVK; this is translated from the exons ATGGGTTGTTGTCAATCCATGGGTCCGGGCGAACACCAGCCGCTTGAGAAAGATGGAGCTCAACCGACGCAAGTGACTGAAAACCACCACGGCGGCGCTACGACGGCTGATAACAGCGGCGGAGATGGTGGTGtagctggaggaggaggaggaggaggagggatcCCGTCTTTCTCTGCGTTCTCTTTCTCCGACCTCAAAGCAGCTACAAACAACTTCAGCTCCGACAACATCGTGTCTGAAAGCGGCGAGAAATCCCCAAATCTGGTCTACAAAGGCCAACTTCAGAACCGCCGTTGGATCGCCGTCAAGAAGTTCACTAAGATGGTTTGGCCTGATCCTAAACAATTCGCG GAAGAAGCATGGGGTGTTGGGAAATTCAGACAGAACCGGTTGGCGAATTTGATTGGATACTGTTGTGATGGAGACGGTGGGAGAGAATGTGTTGTGAATCTTAACCGACGATTTGTGTATAGAACAGTGAAGTAA